GGTATGGCACGGGGAGTGGAGTGCTCGAAAAGATCAGCGCCGCGGAAGGGGAGTATGGGACGGTCTGGGCCACAGCCGCTCGGCAGCGGCTGGTGTTCGCTCACAGCTCCTTTGTCGATCCACCGGAGTTATACCGGATGAGTCTGGATGGATCTGCCATGACCGCTTTGACGGCAGATAATGCCCAGGCGAAGGCGCAGAATTCCGTTCAGGTTCATACGATTTCGCTCCCTGTCAAAAGCGGCGCGCAGCGCTCGGCCTATCTCATCCAACCTGCCGGAACGGAATTTCCCCCTCGGAATGTTCCGATGGTATTGTGGCAGCAGGGAGGCCCCGGCGGCGAGATGATCAACAGTTGGAGCGCCGTCGCCGAGTCGCCTTTCAATTTGTTGCCCAACTTCGGCATTTCCGTTCTGATGCTGCCTTTACAGATGCGTCCGGGCTGGGGAGAAAGGCAATGGTTCGATCTGGCAAACGGCCGCAACTTCGGCCGGATAGATATCGATGAGGCCGCCCAGTTCGTGCGTAGGCTGGTGGCCAAAGGCTACACTTCCAAACAGCGGGTCGGAATTTCAGGGTGTTCCTACGGCGGCTATTTTGCAAGCCAGAGCGTGGCGCGGCATCCCGGTCTTTACGCCGCGGCCAATCCGGCTTGCAGCCTCCTCGACATTCCCGCCGAATTTGCCTCCGGCTATGCCGCGTTCATAGCTTTTCTGGAAGGGAAAACCCCCTATCAGAACCTGAGGAAGTACCGCGCGGATTCCCCGGTTTATCAAGCCGCTCGCGTGGTGACCCCCACGCTGGTTTTCCACGGCAGTCAGGATTTTCTGCCCGTCGGCATCGCGGCGAACTTCTACGCGGGCATCTCGGGCCGAGGCACCCCGGCTCGAATGGTGGAATTCAACGGCGAGGGTCATGGCATTCACGAGCCCAAGAACGCGTTGTATCAGGCGCAGGAGCAAATTGCCTGGTTTCGCTATTATTTGGGGCAGGATCGATAGACAGACAGTACGTTTAGCCGGTGCCTCGGGGTACAGCGGCGTTGTGTTGATTAAGTGACGAGCGGCAAGCACCTTTTTTCGAAGTGCTCTTTTGGGCCACTCATATTGCGGTGAAGGAAGCGGGCTCGTGTTGTCGTCTTTCGCGCTTGCGCTAAGGCCTGAAAAGTGAAACCGAATTTTGTATTGTCTGGAGTGCAGGAATGACGAAACCGCGTATTCACCATCCTTCTGTCACTGTTGCGGCCGTGCTGGCAGCTTTGCTGCTGGGAGCCGCGCCTCCCGATGCTTGGGCGGTGGATGCGCCGGCCAAGGCCTTCGTCATGCTGAAGGCGGACGTGGGGACGCAAGCGCCCCGTCCGGCCGATCCGGCTTTGCTGGGCCAGTGGCGGGCGGCCACCGGCGTCGCGCTGACATGGAGCGGCAATACCCGCACCGGTGCGCAGATCCTCGAGTTTCCCTCCGGTATCTCCAGCGCGGATGTTCAGGCGGCGGTGCGGCGCATGGGGGCCGCGGAGGGTGTGCTATGGGCGGAAAGCGAAGGCGGCCAGCCGGTGCGGTCTTCCCGGCAGCAGGCCAAAGCCGCGGAGGTCCGGCCGGCGATTAGGGAATTCATCGTCAAGCTGAAGAGCGGAGACGGCGAGACCGTGGAAGCCGAGATCACGCGACTGGCGGCCATCGCCGGTATCGGGCTGGCGCCCTCGCGGTCCACGACCGGTGCCAGGGTGTACCGGCTGGCCCGTCCGGTCGACGAAAACGAAGCCCGGGAGATCGAACGGAAGCTGGAGGAGGCGGCAGGAGTGGTGTATGCCGATCCGGTCCGGATGAAGTACGCCAGGACCGTCGTGCCCGACGATCCCAAGTTCAAGAAGGAATGGCATCTGCACAGCGGCGACGGGGCTCAGGCCGGATCGGCGAACGTTCAGGCGGCCTGGGAGCTGACGCGCGGTTCGCCGGAGGTCGCGGTGGCGGTGGTGGACTCCGGGATTCTGTTCAAGCCGACGCATCCGGATCTGAAAAGCCGGATGGTGTTCGCGGACGAAGATCGCACCGCCATCGTCGGCTGGGACCTGGTGAGCGATGCCGAACTGGCGCGTGACGGCAACGGACGCGATCCCAAACCCAAGGACGAGGGCGACTGGCGGCGGGCCGGTTACTGCGGGGAAGACTCCGAAGCGCAACCCAGTTCCTGGCACGGCAGCCATGTGGCGGGAACGGTCGGGGCGGCGACCGACAATGGCCGAGGCATCAGCGGGGTCGACTGGTTCGCGAAGATCGTTCCCGTCCGGGTGCTCGCGGCCTGCGGGGGCGACGATGCGGACATCGCGGATGGCATCTATTGGGCGGCGGGGAGGTCGGATGTGCCCGGCACCGAAGCCAATCCACTGCCCGCGCGCGTGATCAACCTGAGCCTGGGCGGGGACGGCCCCTGTTCGGATTCCTACCAGGCGGTCATCGACTATGCGTTGTCGCGCAATGCCGTCGTGGTGGTCTCTTCCGGCAACGAGGGCGAGGACACCGCCAACAAGGCGCCGGCAAATTGCCATGGCGTCATCGCCGTGGCATCGGTCCGCCCCGACGGCAACCTGGCCGACTACAGCAACTTCGGACAACAAGTCGCCCTGGCTGCGCCCGGCGGGGAAACCGCTGACGGCGATTCCAACGGCATCCTGTCGACCGTCAACGCCAGCAAGAAGCGCCCCGCTGCGGACGGGATGAAATACGGCTGGGAGCAGGGAACGAGCATGGCGGCGCCGGTGGTCTCCGGCGTCGTGTCGCTGATGCTGGCGGCGGATACCGGGGGCAGGCTTAATCCCCAGAAGGTCAGGGACACCCTCACGGCGACGGCTCGTCCGTTCCCGGAGGGGACCCGGTGCGCGACCGACCTTCAGGGCGCGTGCGGCGCAGGTATCGTCGACGCCCGTGCGGCCGTCAAGGCCGTGCAAGACCTGCAGTGACTCCGGAGCGGCCGGGGTTCACCCGCCGCCAAGGGAGTTCTCCGCACCGTCCGCAAAAAACTTCAGTTCCTCCCCGACATTGGCTGCGAGCACCAGATGGCCCGCCCGCAGCCGGATGCCGCAGATGAGGGCCGGGTCCTCGCGGAAACGCCAGGCGATGGTACGGCCGGTACGGTTTTCGATCATCCGCGTGAGGCCGGCGCAGGATTCGGGCTTCAGCGGGAACGCGCTGGCGATTTCGGCTTCGGCGCGTTCCGGTTCCTCCAGCGCGCGTGTCAGCGCGAGCCAATGCTCGGGGTCCATGGCGGCGAGGTCCTCGCCGAACATCCGGAGCAGGGCGGCTTCCATCTCCGGCCCGGCCAGCCGCTCGAGAAAGCGGGCAGCGAACTGCCGGCTCAGGCGCAGGGCCTCGCGCTCGAGGTCCGATTCCATGTCGCGGCGCTGGCGCTCGATGAGTACCTGGGCCTTTTCCCGTTCGGCGTCCAGCGCCTTCTCCAGCTCGCCCAAAGCGCGCTGCCGTTCCGCTTCGAGTTCCCGTTTGAAGGTTTCGCGCGCCTGCCGTTTTTCGGTTTCCCAATCGGCCAGCCGCGATTCGTACTGCATCCGCAAGGCTTCCGCCGCCGCCTGGGTGTCGTGGGCCTCGTCCACCGTCCGGGCGATCTGCCGGCGCCGTTCGTCGATGGCCGCGCTCACCGGCTGGTACAGAAAGCGCTTGAGCAGCCACACCAGGATCAGGAAATTGACGACTTCCAGAACGAAGGTGGAAGGGTTCAGGTCCACGGTCAGCGGCCGAGGTATTCGATCAGCGGATTGCGGAACAGCACGATCAGCACGATCACCAGCGCATAGATAGCCAGGGATTCGATCATTGCGAGGCCGATGAACAAGGTGCGCATGATGGACTTTTCCGCTTCCGGCTGCCGGGCCAGGGCTTCCAGCGCGGTGGCGATGGCGCGACCCATGGCCACCGCCGGCACCATCACCGCCACGGCGATGCCGGCCACCGCGGCTACGGTGGAG
This portion of the Methylococcus mesophilus genome encodes:
- a CDS encoding F0F1 ATP synthase subunit delta, with amino-acid sequence MDLNPSTFVLEVVNFLILVWLLKRFLYQPVSAAIDERRRQIARTVDEAHDTQAAAEALRMQYESRLADWETEKRQARETFKRELEAERQRALGELEKALDAEREKAQVLIERQRRDMESDLEREALRLSRQFAARFLERLAGPEMEAALLRMFGEDLAAMDPEHWLALTRALEEPERAEAEIASAFPLKPESCAGLTRMIENRTGRTIAWRFREDPALICGIRLRAGHLVLAANVGEELKFFADGAENSLGGG
- the atpE gene encoding ATP synthase F0 subunit C, giving the protein MNDMTGFVSLSTVAAVAGIAVAVMVPAVAMGRAIATALEALARQPEAEKSIMRTLFIGLAMIESLAIYALVIVLIVLFRNPLIEYLGR
- a CDS encoding S8 family peptidase, which encodes MTKPRIHHPSVTVAAVLAALLLGAAPPDAWAVDAPAKAFVMLKADVGTQAPRPADPALLGQWRAATGVALTWSGNTRTGAQILEFPSGISSADVQAAVRRMGAAEGVLWAESEGGQPVRSSRQQAKAAEVRPAIREFIVKLKSGDGETVEAEITRLAAIAGIGLAPSRSTTGARVYRLARPVDENEAREIERKLEEAAGVVYADPVRMKYARTVVPDDPKFKKEWHLHSGDGAQAGSANVQAAWELTRGSPEVAVAVVDSGILFKPTHPDLKSRMVFADEDRTAIVGWDLVSDAELARDGNGRDPKPKDEGDWRRAGYCGEDSEAQPSSWHGSHVAGTVGAATDNGRGISGVDWFAKIVPVRVLAACGGDDADIADGIYWAAGRSDVPGTEANPLPARVINLSLGGDGPCSDSYQAVIDYALSRNAVVVVSSGNEGEDTANKAPANCHGVIAVASVRPDGNLADYSNFGQQVALAAPGGETADGDSNGILSTVNASKKRPAADGMKYGWEQGTSMAAPVVSGVVSLMLAADTGGRLNPQKVRDTLTATARPFPEGTRCATDLQGACGAGIVDARAAVKAVQDLQ